From the genome of Trichomycterus rosablanca isolate fTriRos1 chromosome 18, fTriRos1.hap1, whole genome shotgun sequence:
AAAAGATATACacgacatggccaaaagtatttggacacctgaccatgagcttgttggacatcccatttcaaaaacaactgGTATGAAAATGGTGTGACCTCTATATATTTCTTTCACCTATGtgtaggtcactggagtttttttaaataaagctttaaCATATGGCTTTacagatcttgctttgtgcacagtggcatgctggaacaggaacaggCCTAccctaaatataatataatttcctatatataattgatttattacacctgttagtaattttTGTGGCTGAAGCACATTAATCAGTAGGGTTGTTTTAATATaattgttcatatagtgtatactgaCATGATTATGAACAGCAAATATACAAAGCTTGtaataatgtattaaattaattgTTAAAGATCATTACTACTAAGATCACCAGGGATCTTACCCCGTAGTAGTATGATGTTCttgttaaaagttaaaagtagaagcaggaaaaatgggcgagctgaaggatttgagcgagtttgacaagggccaaattgtgatggctagacgactgggtcagagcatctccaaaactgcagctcttgtggggtgttcacggtctgcagtggtcagtatctatcaaaagtggtagatgcacatggggagcaaaTGCTGGCCCGTgttgtccgatccaacagacgagataCTGTAGCccagattgctgaagaaatgAACGCTGGTtttgataaaaaggtgtcagactccatgccttggcagcaaaagggggaccaacacaatattaggaaggtggtcataatgttatgcctgatcggtgtactatCAAATTGTATTCCTTTTGTCAGCTTAAACTAGTCTGTCCatttacataaaacaaaaagtgATTATATGAAAGTCAATAATTTTAGATTATTAAGACATGACAAACTTAAGTAAAaccacatttatatttatttagcgAACAAAGTTATTCAACACtattttcatgctgtttttaattaaatgttgtaTATAATTTGATATTTATCTTCCACATTACCACATTACATTTTAGTTTAGTCTTATTTGCAGAATTGCATTAAACAGACACACTGCAAGGTGTTTTGTTCATCACAGCTTCTCATTTGAGTTAATTTAGGTTGTGATTCATatgcttttaaaacactgtatcAAATAGTTTGAAGAAAGTCCAGATGTTTTTGGCAGGTTAGCAAAGCAGGTATTTTGCCTATGCCACCATGCCAAAAATTACCGTACTGTCCACATTTTATGTTGTGGAGATATCATGACTGACCTTGGATGAAATTAGATGTCTAAATTTGTGGTGCTTTGCTGGGACCTTTCTAAAGTTTATGGCATTCACATGAAGGTTGATTAACTAGTTGGTTGAGTAAACAGTAATTGTTGTATGTGTTAGATAACATTGTTTCTCAAATAAATAgaattgtgttttacaaaatgtgttgtgttttcaCTCATGCTGACTTTGTGTATCATCTTTTTAGTCAGTATAGTAAATTTAATAGTATATAGAGGCATTTAATATAATGGGACTTACAGTACTTACAGTATGTACACTAATGTATGTAACTCAAATCATCTTACAGTGCTGATTTTAGGCTTTACTGATTAAATCTCAAACAACAACCAACAACTGTATTACAGTGTCTACATTCCAGTGTCTCAGTAGTAATGATTGCTTATTTGAAGCGATAATTTTATGCCACAGTTTGACTGGATTATAATGTGCAAAatctaaaatagaataaagcagtgaCCTGGTCACCGATAATAAACtgaataataatatcattaaggTATTTTCCTGAAGCGTACATAAACTatagttctgagaaattgtaagaatcagcttttatttcagtgttttttatattatatttgtgttattttcagtgtataagcgtcaaaaacaaccccattattttacactaGGCTAAAATCTATGCaggtccacgggaccatggaacgcattaacagattcccatacatccttcaacgccttttaaactcaacaccactcccagaaccaactgatgtttagtttcaaggtaccactgtatttttttaaaactcacTTCATCTTTATGGACCGATGAGTTAAATGGCAACACAATAAGTATACAAAAAATCAAGAGGTcttaatactttctgaatccactgtacataatttatttaaaagagaaaaaataaatgtttcataataataaaaaagatacaaagagtaaaacatacagtatatacaaggTTAAAAACTAAAGTCAATTaggtacatttaatttacttaaaaagtaaataaaagattaaACGGCTAGCAGAATGTTCAAAAGTTCTTCTTGGACATCTTGTGATAGTGGAGATTGACCCAGGATCAGCCAgtcaaaaacatgactttaaaattacTGATCAAGTCTAATATTGTGACATGATGTTATATGTAATATTAAGTTCAATTTTCTTTGTTATTGCCATAGATGCCAAAAGGGTGCTGCTTGGTCAGTAACCCCCCCATCACAAGCATATTATCATATAAAAGGTTCATTGTTTCAGAAGTATAAAGCAAGGTGTTTTTCTCTTTCTACACAGTTCTTTTCCGTCTTCTAAAAAGAAATTCTGATGTTTAGCTTCCTCTGGATTGCTGAGACCCTTATCATTATGACAGTACATGCTTAGAATAAGATGATTCGGAAACTTAAGGCATTTGGACCTCCCTATATTAGCAAACACTTTAAGAGGCATTTTCTTGTTGAACAACAAATACAGTGATTTCCTTGGTTGAAGCTTATCTGATATAAACTTATACATAGTAGAAATATATGTTGGTTTGAAAAAAATGACATTGTGTTCTTCAggcctaaaaagaaaagaccaTCCGATTTTTACTAGTATAATTCTTAACCAAGGTCTgacatggtatgagggtgtattAGTGCCTGTGTCATAAGTAACTGTGAGTGCACTATTAATGCTAAAGGATGTATACACATTGTGAAgaactacatttttacattgttcAATGCTTAGTTTATCATGCCAAGCCAGATCCTGCATGTGatacaacagcatggctgtgTAATAAGAGAGTTTGGGTGTTAAAGACCTTTATATCAAAAATTTAAACACACTCCACTTGGTTCAGCTGCTGTTTTCAGTTaccatttattaaataaagaggATTTAATAAAGAGGTAAGCGTGATCCCGACCCagtgttttaatgtgttgcaaACCATTTAAAGAACCatataattacaataaaataataaactgaaTAGGGTAAAAATCAGATCAATGATTCAATGGACTGATTTCTGTTTTAGTAGCATTTCACCTGTTGTATCAAAGAATTGATGTATGAACACAGTAAATAACATTTCATTAAATTAAGTGTAATCTAAATCATAATTTGCCATTGTTTTTTCCAAGCAGAAATAATGTCTGCTTACTCATTGTTTCTAACACACTTCACACAATGTATTTATAACAATTTGGGCCTACAACTAGTTCCTTTGGTAAACTATTCTGTCTGAGCCACTCAGCTGGACATCAATTTGCTAAGAGTATAAGAGTATGGTATACAGTACTACAGTAAAAACAGCTATTTCCCCATAAACAACTACATGATTAGTTTATTCTTTTACACTTTCATAATTAACTATAAACATGTTATATTAAAAAGGCatcattttgttcacatttgttcgACGCCTCCTGGACTGTTTTGAGCCAGAATGGCGCTGCCCGTGAGCATCAGCTCGTTAATCGAGGATTCTGTGTATAACGATGATGGGGTGCGCTAAGGAGGCGCTGGTGAATGTTTTGGTGGATAAACACGTGTTTTCTGGGTTCGGTGTGAGGGGTGAGACGGACGGTGCTGATGTCTGTGCTTCTATTAAAGCTCATTACAGTCAGGAGAACCGGGTTCTGTATTTAGTGCTCACTTCGGTTCTCGATAACAGAcagcttctccgagcttgtgaGTCTTTAACAGTGACACTGGGTCATGCAGAAGCACACGAGTTTTGGAAAGGTTGCAAAATGTTATGTACTTGCTGATTGTagcattatattatttaaacatgACATAAACATTATACCTAATTCAGTGCCATTCTTGGGCTCCTGTAAAACTGGCCCAGACATGACACTGTGACATCAAGTCCTTTTATAGCTAAGTTAAAAAACTTAAGTAAGCACAACCAAAATAAGCCACACTAAGGAAGGTAAACGATACAGGCATTGACTTGAAATATTCCAATCATATGtgataataaatatacaataaaaaacaaaagtgtACCTATTTCAGTACCTATATTAAGAACTTAATATGATTCAACGTGCTTACACTAATTCCACATTTATTAACAGCAGGTagtatgtttatatgtttatatttgacAATTTAATGTTAAAATTCACATGTGATTTTTactacacattttaaaaatgtgctaATGCTGAGAATCAAACAATCAAAATAGTAAGTGATCAACTTGATGTTCTCAGTAAGtcttatttacttttacttactgagacTTGGGATAGCTACATTTGGTAAATAACTAGaggtgcatttacattttaatgcagCCTATATTTTGGTATTGTATTTAAACCAAAAAACAATTATGTATCAATTTCGTTGTTGATTTCACACTGAACCTGCTCCTTCTATGGATAAATTTTAACCTGACTACTACGTTAAGGCATCCTACATACTTTTTTCACTTTTGCTCTTTTGTAGAGCATTTTAATTGCCTGCATGACCTCCTCTGTctttagtgtatatataatgggGTTTAACATAGGTGGAATAGTCTGTGTCAGAGCAGAGTTAATCATCCTATTATTTGCTTGTAAGGATGATGTAAGAGAAGCAACGTTAGTTCCAAAAAATGGGAGATAAAATATTGCCACTAAAATAAGGTGGGAGGTGCAGGTTTTCATAGCTTTTTTCCTCTCAACTCCGTGTGAAATTCGAAGCAAGGCAATACCAATACAAATATATGAGgcagatattaataccattgggAGGCAAGCCAGTACAATAAAACTGACAACAGCCATGAGatagtttaaaaaataatcattacAGGCTAAAACATAGACAGGGCCATGATCACAAAAGTAGCTGTCAATAGTAGTGGATCTACAAAAGGACAGTCTGGTTATCAGAGCTACAAGAAGTGCTATGATTGATATAGAGAAAATCCACGTAACACCGATGATCAAAGTCATCGCTGCTTTAGTAACAATGTCATGATACCGCAAAGGAAAACATATTGCAACCAACCTGTCATAGGCCAGTACAAGCAGAGTAAGAGACTGTAAGgtcataaaaaacaaaacaaaaaacatgttTGCCAGACATGCTTCATAGGAAATATACTGATTCGCATAAA
Proteins encoded in this window:
- the LOC134332339 gene encoding olfactory receptor 1E16-like, producing the protein MPSFGSAFSANATFIRPPTFYINGFYNIPHTKYYYVFLCFVYAVTVLGNSFIMCTIYLARTLHTAKYIAVFNLAFSDLCGSSALIPKLIDTLLYANQYISYEACLANMFFVLFFMTLQSLTLLVLAYDRLVAICFPLRYHDIVTKAAMTLIIGVTWIFSISIIALLVALITRLSFCRSTTIDSYFCDHGPVYVLACNDYFLNYLMAVVSFIVLACLPMVLISASYICIGIALLRISHGVERKKAMKTCTSHLILVAIFYLPFFGTNVASLTSSLQANNRMINSALTQTIPPMLNPIIYTLKTEEVMQAIKMLYKRAKLSQVSVSKSK